The Janthinobacterium lividum genome has a window encoding:
- the hisH gene encoding imidazole glycerol phosphate synthase subunit HisH: MNKIVVVDYGMGNLRSVAQALRAVAPEADVRISGLAADIDSADRIVLPGQGAMPDCMRSLRESGVLEALLRAADSKPVLGVCIGEQMLFDGSEEGDAAGLGLLPGKVVRFQLDGQMQEDGSRFKVPQMGWNQVRQTASHTMWDGIDDNAYFYFVHSYFAQPQEAAHTVGETIYGAPFACAVARDNIFATQFHPEKSAAAGLQLYKNFVHWQP, encoded by the coding sequence ATGAATAAAATTGTGGTGGTGGATTACGGCATGGGCAACTTGCGCTCGGTGGCGCAAGCGCTGCGTGCCGTGGCGCCGGAAGCCGACGTGCGCATTTCCGGCCTCGCTGCCGATATCGACAGCGCCGACCGCATCGTCTTGCCGGGCCAGGGCGCCATGCCCGACTGCATGCGCAGCCTGCGCGAATCTGGCGTGCTGGAAGCGCTGCTGCGCGCCGCCGACAGCAAGCCCGTGCTGGGCGTGTGCATCGGCGAGCAAATGCTGTTCGACGGCAGCGAAGAGGGCGACGCGGCCGGTCTGGGCTTGCTGCCAGGCAAAGTCGTGCGCTTCCAGCTCGACGGCCAGATGCAGGAAGACGGTTCGCGTTTCAAGGTGCCGCAAATGGGCTGGAACCAAGTGCGCCAAACGGCGTCCCATACGATGTGGGATGGCATAGACGACAATGCGTATTTTTACTTTGTGCACAGCTATTTTGCTCAACCTCAAGAGGCGGCGCACACGGTGGGCGAGACTATCTATGGCGCGCCGTTCGCTTGCGCCGTCGCTCGTGATAATATTTTCGCGACACAGTTTCACCCTGAAAAAAGCGCTGCCGCTGGCTTGCAGCTGTACAAGAACTTTGTTCACTGGCAACCCTGA
- the hisA gene encoding 1-(5-phosphoribosyl)-5-[(5-phosphoribosylamino)methylideneamino]imidazole-4-carboxamide isomerase — translation MLLIPAIDLKDGHCVRLKQGDMELATVFSEDPAEMARHWLMQGARRLHLVDLNGAFAGKPKNEGAVKAILKAVQDFAVENDIEEIPVQLGGGIRDLDTIERYLDAGITYIIIGTAAVKSPGFLHDACGAFPGHIIVGLDAKDGKVATDGWSKMSGHEVIDLAKKFEAYGVESIIYTDIGRDGMMGGINIEATVKLAQAVKIPVIASGGLHNIGDVEALCAVQAEGIEGVICGRSIYEGTIDLAQAQERADELTDAAV, via the coding sequence ATGCTGCTTATTCCCGCCATCGACCTGAAAGACGGTCACTGCGTACGCCTGAAACAAGGCGATATGGAACTTGCCACCGTATTTTCCGAAGACCCGGCCGAAATGGCCCGCCATTGGCTGATGCAAGGCGCGCGCCGGCTGCACCTGGTCGACCTGAACGGCGCCTTTGCCGGCAAGCCGAAGAACGAAGGCGCCGTCAAGGCCATCCTGAAGGCCGTGCAGGATTTCGCCGTGGAAAACGACATCGAGGAAATCCCCGTGCAGCTGGGCGGCGGCATCCGTGACCTCGACACCATCGAGCGCTATCTCGACGCCGGCATCACCTACATCATCATCGGCACGGCGGCCGTGAAAAGCCCCGGTTTCCTGCACGACGCCTGCGGCGCCTTCCCTGGCCACATCATCGTCGGCCTCGATGCCAAGGATGGCAAGGTGGCAACGGATGGCTGGAGCAAGATGTCGGGCCACGAAGTGATCGACCTGGCGAAAAAATTCGAAGCCTACGGCGTTGAATCCATCATTTATACGGACATCGGCCGCGACGGCATGATGGGCGGCATCAATATCGAAGCCACCGTCAAGCTGGCGCAAGCCGTCAAGATTCCCGTCATCGCCTCGGGCGGCCTGCACAATATCGGTGACGTGGAAGCGCTGTGCGCGGTCCAGGCCGAAGGCATCGAAGGCGTGATCTGCGGCCGTTCCATCTATGAAGGCACGATCGACCTGGCGCAGGCGCAAGAGCGCGCCGACGAATTGACCGACGCCGCCGTTTAA
- the hisC gene encoding histidinol-phosphate transaminase — MSFLDQLISNTVRSDVRAVKSYLVADASGYIKLDAMENPYPLPQHLREELGARLAGVALNRYPPSYASLQAAICAKLGVPAGYEVMLGNGSDELISILAMACAHQEPGKRAVLLAPVPAFVMYARSAQFAGMDFVGVPLKPDFSLDMPAMLAAIEEHRPALVFLAYPNNPTGNLFASADIERILAALGDTGIAVVDEAYEPFAQHSFMGRLPEFENLVVMRTVSKLGLAGIRLGYMSAAPALLAQFEKVRPPYNVNVLTQAAAEFALEHLDVLNAQAALLNSARDDLALRLAELPGVTVFPSKANFLLIRVADSDDVCAKLLARRVLIKNMSKMHAALANCLRISVSTPEENSLFYDAFKASLV, encoded by the coding sequence ATGTCTTTCCTCGATCAGTTAATCAGCAACACCGTGCGGTCCGATGTGCGGGCCGTCAAAAGCTACCTGGTAGCCGATGCCAGCGGATATATCAAACTCGATGCGATGGAAAACCCGTATCCGCTGCCGCAGCATCTGCGCGAGGAACTGGGCGCGCGCCTGGCCGGCGTGGCACTGAACCGCTATCCGCCATCCTACGCCAGCCTGCAGGCGGCCATCTGCGCCAAACTCGGCGTGCCCGCCGGCTATGAGGTCATGCTGGGCAACGGCTCCGATGAACTCATTTCCATCCTGGCCATGGCCTGCGCCCACCAGGAGCCGGGCAAGCGCGCCGTGTTGCTGGCGCCCGTGCCGGCCTTCGTCATGTATGCGCGCTCGGCGCAGTTTGCCGGCATGGATTTCGTCGGTGTGCCGTTGAAGCCGGACTTCAGCCTGGACATGCCGGCCATGCTGGCGGCCATCGAAGAGCACCGCCCGGCGCTGGTGTTCCTCGCCTATCCGAACAACCCGACGGGCAACCTGTTTGCCAGCGCCGATATCGAACGCATCCTCGCCGCCCTCGGCGACACGGGCATCGCCGTCGTCGACGAAGCCTACGAGCCGTTCGCGCAGCACAGTTTCATGGGTCGCCTGCCCGAATTCGAGAACCTGGTGGTGATGCGCACCGTGTCGAAACTGGGCCTGGCCGGCATACGCCTCGGCTATATGTCGGCCGCGCCGGCCTTGCTGGCGCAATTTGAAAAAGTGCGTCCGCCGTACAATGTGAATGTGCTGACGCAGGCGGCGGCCGAATTCGCGCTCGAGCACCTCGACGTGTTGAATGCCCAGGCGGCATTGCTCAACAGCGCGCGCGACGACCTGGCGCTGCGCCTGGCGGAGCTGCCCGGCGTGACGGTATTCCCCTCGAAGGCAAATTTTCTTCTGATTCGTGTGGCTGATTCCGACGATGTTTGCGCAAAACTGCTTGCCCGCAGGGTTTTAATTAAAAATATGAGTAAAATGCATGCTGCGCTGGCCAATTGCCTGCGCATCAGCGTCAGCACCCCGGAAGAGAATTCCCTTTTTTATGATGCCTTCAAGGCATCCCTCGTTTAG
- the hisI gene encoding phosphoribosyl-AMP cyclohydrolase, translated as MQNGTIVASNAKWLKKVKWDEHGLVPVIAQEAGSNDVLMFAWMNRDALARTVELGEAVYWSRSRKKLWHKGEESGHTQKVLEIRLDCDEDVVLLKIEQAGGIACHTGRHSCFFQKFEGDEKTGEWQITDPVLKDPDTIYAESKSK; from the coding sequence ATGCAAAACGGAACCATCGTAGCAAGCAATGCCAAGTGGCTGAAAAAGGTCAAATGGGACGAGCACGGCCTGGTGCCCGTGATCGCGCAGGAAGCGGGCAGCAATGACGTGCTGATGTTTGCCTGGATGAACCGCGACGCGTTGGCGCGCACGGTGGAGCTGGGTGAAGCCGTGTACTGGAGCCGTTCGCGCAAGAAATTGTGGCACAAGGGCGAAGAGTCCGGCCACACGCAAAAGGTGCTGGAAATCCGCCTTGATTGCGACGAGGACGTGGTCTTGCTGAAAATCGAGCAAGCCGGCGGCATCGCCTGCCATACGGGCCGCCATTCGTGCTTCTTCCAGAAATTCGAAGGCGATGAAAAAACGGGAGAATGGCAGATCACCGACCCCGTCCTGAAAGACCCTGACACGATTTACGCGGAAAGCAAGAGCAAATGA
- the tatB gene encoding Sec-independent protein translocase protein TatB — MIDLGLSKIAIIGVVALIVIGPEKLPRVARMAGTLYGRAQRYLNQVKSEVSREIEMEELKNLQKEVQDAAHSVKQSVEKSMHGVENSISGNLAEVENAWRGDASAYEGHHDAHEAMLRATNDDLARKAREFRRKKLVRNSAIPGWYKQRHGGKQHVQSAAARVARFRPRASSSSFYS; from the coding sequence ATGATCGATCTCGGTCTCTCTAAAATCGCCATCATCGGCGTGGTTGCGTTGATAGTCATCGGCCCTGAAAAGCTGCCGAGAGTGGCGCGCATGGCCGGTACCCTGTATGGCCGCGCGCAACGCTACCTGAACCAGGTGAAATCCGAAGTCTCGCGCGAAATTGAAATGGAAGAGCTGAAAAACCTGCAGAAGGAAGTGCAGGATGCGGCCCATTCCGTCAAGCAAAGCGTGGAGAAATCCATGCATGGCGTGGAAAACTCGATTTCCGGCAACCTGGCCGAGGTGGAAAACGCCTGGCGCGGCGATGCAAGCGCGTATGAGGGGCATCACGACGCCCATGAAGCCATGCTGCGCGCTACCAACGATGACCTGGCCCGCAAGGCGCGCGAATTCCGCCGCAAGAAGCTGGTGCGCAATTCCGCCATCCCTGGCTGGTACAAGCAGCGCCATGGCGGCAAGCAGCACGTGCAGTCGGCGGCTGCCCGCGTGGCGCGTTTCCGTCCGCGCGCCAGTTCCTCCTCCTTTTACTCATGA
- the hisD gene encoding histidinol dehydrogenase encodes MPIQIRKLDSSQDGFQQSLDTLLAFEAGTDAAIETSVAKILADVKTRGDAAVLEYTNRFDRIPHGGAAEMAAFDISQAELQAALNGLPSAQREALQIAAQRIRAFHERQREELRGFSYTEPDGTVLGQKITPLDRVGIYVPGGKAAYPSSVLMNAIPAHVAGVGEIIMVVPTPDGVKNQMVLAAAAIAGVTRVITIGGAQAVGALAYGTQTIAAVDKIVGPGNAYVAAAKRRVFGIVGIDMIAGPSEILVLCDGTTDPDWVAMDLFSQAEHDELAQAILLCPDADYIAQVEESIAKLLPTMPRQATISTSLQDRGALIKVRSMEEACEIANAIAAEHLEISAENPQQWAEQIRHAGAMFLGRFSSESLGDYCCGPNHVLPTSRTARFSSPLGVYDFQKRSSIIHVSEAGAQTLGRVAATLAYGEGLQAHARSAELRLKPQP; translated from the coding sequence ATGCCGATACAGATACGCAAGCTCGATTCAAGCCAGGATGGTTTCCAACAATCGCTCGACACCTTGCTGGCGTTCGAGGCGGGCACCGATGCAGCGATTGAAACGTCGGTCGCGAAAATCCTGGCCGATGTGAAAACGCGCGGCGACGCCGCCGTACTGGAATACACCAACCGTTTCGACCGCATCCCGCATGGCGGCGCGGCGGAAATGGCGGCCTTCGATATTTCGCAAGCCGAATTGCAGGCGGCCCTGAACGGCTTGCCGTCGGCGCAGCGCGAAGCGCTGCAGATCGCCGCGCAGCGCATCCGCGCTTTCCACGAACGCCAGCGCGAGGAATTGCGCGGTTTTAGCTACACCGAGCCCGATGGCACGGTGCTGGGCCAGAAGATCACGCCGCTGGACCGGGTCGGCATCTATGTCCCGGGCGGCAAGGCAGCGTATCCATCGTCCGTGCTGATGAACGCCATTCCCGCGCATGTAGCGGGCGTGGGCGAAATCATCATGGTGGTGCCGACGCCCGATGGCGTGAAAAACCAGATGGTGCTGGCCGCCGCGGCGATTGCCGGCGTGACGCGCGTGATCACCATCGGCGGCGCGCAAGCCGTCGGCGCGCTGGCCTACGGCACGCAGACGATTGCCGCCGTGGATAAAATCGTCGGTCCCGGCAATGCCTATGTGGCTGCGGCCAAGCGCCGCGTGTTCGGCATCGTCGGCATCGACATGATCGCCGGGCCGTCCGAAATCCTCGTGCTGTGCGACGGCACGACGGACCCCGACTGGGTCGCGATGGACCTGTTTTCGCAGGCCGAGCACGACGAGCTGGCGCAAGCGATTCTGTTGTGCCCCGACGCCGACTATATCGCGCAAGTCGAAGAGAGCATCGCCAAGCTGCTGCCGACGATGCCGCGCCAGGCCACCATCAGCACCTCGCTGCAGGACAGGGGCGCGCTGATCAAGGTGCGCAGCATGGAAGAAGCGTGTGAAATCGCCAATGCCATCGCCGCGGAACACCTGGAAATCTCGGCGGAAAACCCGCAGCAGTGGGCCGAGCAGATTCGCCACGCGGGCGCCATGTTCCTGGGCCGCTTCTCGTCCGAATCGCTGGGTGACTATTGCTGCGGTCCCAATCACGTGCTGCCGACCTCGCGCACGGCGCGCTTTTCGTCGCCGCTGGGCGTGTATGACTTCCAGAAGCGTTCGTCCATCATTCATGTCAGCGAGGCTGGCGCGCAAACCCTGGGCCGTGTCGCCGCCACCCTGGCGTATGGCGAAGGCTTGCAAGCGCACGCGCGCAGCGCCGAGCTGCGTTTGAAGCCGCAGCCATGA
- a CDS encoding site-specific DNA-methyltransferase, whose protein sequence is MADQPDWVNRVYCEDALAGLARIPDGSVDLILTDPPYNLGKDYGNASDQQSVADYLRWTEQWIDAALPKLKANGSLYIFLTWRYSPEIFVMLKQRMAMMNEIIWDRRVPSMGGSVRSFSSVHDTIGFFVKRKDYYFDLDAVRIAYDAVTKKARSRSIFIGAKWLEVGYNPKDLWSVSRLHKEHPERADHPTQKPLEIIERMVKASCPPGGVVLDLFMGSGTTALAAKRCGRAFVGFELNPDYCTIIEQRLAALTQELAAPAATKPARAAAKKAAAVKKPAAVKKPPAVKKAPARKARSAAVPEDVVI, encoded by the coding sequence ATGGCGGATCAGCCGGACTGGGTCAACCGGGTCTATTGCGAAGACGCGCTGGCGGGGCTGGCGCGCATTCCCGATGGCTCGGTGGACCTGATCCTGACGGATCCGCCGTACAACCTGGGCAAGGATTACGGCAATGCCTCGGACCAGCAGTCGGTGGCCGACTACCTGCGCTGGACAGAACAGTGGATCGATGCGGCGCTGCCCAAGCTGAAAGCCAACGGCAGCCTGTATATCTTTCTGACCTGGCGCTATTCGCCGGAGATCTTCGTCATGCTGAAACAGCGCATGGCGATGATGAATGAAATCATCTGGGACCGCCGCGTGCCGTCCATGGGCGGCAGCGTGCGCAGCTTTTCATCGGTGCACGACACCATCGGCTTCTTCGTTAAGCGCAAGGATTACTACTTCGACCTTGACGCGGTGCGCATCGCCTACGACGCGGTCACCAAGAAAGCCCGTTCGCGCTCGATCTTCATCGGCGCCAAATGGCTGGAAGTGGGCTACAACCCGAAAGACTTGTGGAGCGTGTCGCGCCTGCACAAGGAGCACCCCGAACGGGCCGATCACCCGACGCAAAAGCCGCTGGAAATTATCGAGCGCATGGTCAAGGCTTCGTGTCCGCCCGGTGGCGTGGTGCTTGACCTGTTCATGGGCAGCGGCACCACGGCCCTAGCGGCGAAGCGCTGCGGGCGCGCTTTCGTCGGCTTCGAATTGAATCCCGATTATTGCACCATCATTGAACAGCGCCTGGCGGCATTGACGCAGGAGCTGGCCGCGCCGGCCGCGACTAAGCCCGCCAGGGCGGCAGCGAAGAAAGCGGCGGCTGTCAAGAAACCGGCTGCCGTGAAAAAGCCGCCCGCCGTGAAAAAAGCACCGGCCCGCAAGGCGCGCAGCGCCGCCGTGCCGGAAGACGTCGTCATTTAG
- the hisF gene encoding imidazole glycerol phosphate synthase subunit HisF, whose amino-acid sequence MLAKRIIPCLDVTNGRVVKGVNFTELRDAGDPVEIARRYDEQGADEITFLDITASSDNRGLIFDIIEAVASQVFIPLTVGGGVRVVEDVRRLLNAGADKVSINTSAVTNPQLVFEASQKHGSQCIVVAIDAKQVSPGKWEVFTHGGRTATGLDAFEWARKMESLGAGEILLTSMDRDGTKVGFDLGLTRGVSDAVSIPVIASGGVGGLQDLVDGIKVGRADAVLAASIFHYGQHTVQEAKRFMAQQGIPMRLA is encoded by the coding sequence ATGCTTGCAAAACGTATCATCCCCTGCCTCGACGTGACCAATGGCCGCGTCGTCAAAGGCGTCAATTTCACGGAATTGCGCGACGCCGGCGACCCGGTGGAAATTGCTCGCCGTTATGACGAGCAGGGCGCCGACGAAATCACTTTCCTCGACATTACCGCGTCCAGCGACAACCGCGGCCTGATCTTCGACATCATCGAAGCCGTGGCGTCGCAAGTGTTCATTCCGCTGACCGTGGGCGGCGGCGTGCGCGTGGTGGAAGACGTGCGCCGGCTGCTCAACGCGGGCGCCGACAAGGTCAGCATCAACACCTCGGCCGTGACGAATCCGCAACTGGTGTTTGAGGCATCGCAAAAGCATGGCTCGCAATGCATCGTCGTCGCCATTGATGCCAAGCAGGTGTCGCCCGGCAAGTGGGAAGTGTTTACCCATGGCGGGCGCACTGCCACCGGCCTGGACGCGTTCGAATGGGCGCGTAAAATGGAAAGCCTGGGGGCCGGAGAAATCTTGCTCACCAGCATGGACCGCGACGGCACCAAGGTGGGTTTCGACCTGGGCCTGACGCGTGGCGTGTCCGATGCCGTCAGCATTCCCGTGATTGCCTCGGGCGGCGTAGGCGGCTTGCAGGATCTGGTCGATGGTATCAAGGTGGGCCGCGCGGACGCCGTGCTGGCCGCCAGCATCTTCCATTATGGCCAGCACACGGTGCAGGAAGCCAAGCGTTTCATGGCGCAGCAGGGCATTCCCATGCGCCTGGCGTAA
- the tatA gene encoding Sec-independent protein translocase subunit TatA — protein sequence MGSLSIWHWVIVLVIVMLVFGTKKLGNIGGDIGKAVKGFKDGVKGDDDAAAANTPPAAPSQVADKSTIDVETKEKSKF from the coding sequence ATGGGTTCATTGAGTATTTGGCACTGGGTGATCGTTCTGGTCATTGTGATGCTGGTCTTCGGCACCAAGAAACTGGGCAATATCGGCGGTGATATCGGCAAAGCCGTCAAAGGTTTCAAGGATGGCGTCAAGGGCGACGATGACGCCGCGGCAGCCAATACCCCTCCTGCTGCGCCATCGCAAGTGGCCGATAAAAGCACCATCGACGTCGAGACGAAAGAGAAAAGCAAGTTCTGA
- a CDS encoding histidine triad nucleotide-binding protein has protein sequence MDNCIFCKIAAKQIPSSIVYEDEDLLAFKDINPAAPVHLLLIPKRHVASLSDCDDSHTEILGKLLRLAPKLAAEFGCAVTYEADGTPAGGFKTMINSGPNGGQEVYHLHMHVYGGPRPWRGQH, from the coding sequence GTGGATAACTGCATTTTCTGCAAGATTGCTGCAAAACAAATTCCTTCGTCTATCGTGTATGAAGACGAGGACTTGCTGGCCTTCAAGGACATCAACCCGGCCGCCCCCGTGCATCTGCTGTTGATCCCGAAGCGCCACGTGGCCAGCCTGTCCGACTGTGATGACAGCCATACGGAAATACTGGGCAAGCTGCTGCGCCTGGCGCCGAAGCTCGCTGCCGAGTTCGGCTGCGCCGTCACGTATGAGGCCGATGGCACGCCTGCCGGTGGCTTCAAGACCATGATCAACAGCGGCCCGAACGGCGGTCAAGAGGTGTATCACCTGCACATGCATGTGTACGGCGGTCCCCGCCCCTGGCGCGGCCAGCACTGA
- the tatC gene encoding twin-arginine translocase subunit TatC — protein MSSKSPVEETFISHLVELRNRLVKASIGIAVVCAVLFYWPGPSHIYDFIAAPMIASLPAGSKMIATGVISPFLVPMKVTLVIAFIVALPWVLYQMWAFIAPGLYTHEKRLIAPLVISSSLLFIAGVAFCYFFVFGRVFHFISDFSPSSIAVTPDIENYLDFVMSMCLAFGATFEVPVVVVILVRMGLVSIAKLKEIRPYIIVGAFVIAAIVTPPDVVSQFSLAIPMCLLFELGLLVAPIFVKATQAPEEAS, from the coding sequence ATGAGTAGCAAATCCCCGGTGGAAGAAACTTTTATCTCGCATCTGGTCGAGCTGCGCAACCGCCTGGTCAAGGCCTCGATCGGCATCGCCGTCGTCTGCGCCGTGCTGTTTTACTGGCCCGGCCCCTCGCATATCTACGATTTTATTGCCGCGCCGATGATCGCCTCGCTGCCGGCCGGCTCGAAAATGATCGCCACCGGCGTCATTTCACCGTTCCTGGTGCCGATGAAAGTGACCTTGGTGATCGCCTTCATCGTTGCCTTGCCCTGGGTGCTGTACCAGATGTGGGCCTTCATCGCGCCCGGCTTGTACACGCATGAAAAGCGCCTGATCGCGCCGCTGGTCATTTCGTCTTCCCTGCTGTTCATCGCCGGCGTGGCCTTCTGCTACTTCTTTGTCTTTGGCCGCGTCTTTCACTTCATCAGCGACTTTTCGCCGTCGTCGATTGCCGTCACGCCCGATATCGAAAACTACCTCGATTTCGTCATGTCGATGTGCCTGGCCTTTGGCGCCACCTTCGAGGTGCCCGTGGTGGTGGTGATCCTGGTGCGCATGGGCCTGGTCAGCATCGCGAAACTCAAGGAAATACGTCCCTACATCATCGTCGGCGCCTTCGTGATTGCCGCCATCGTCACGCCGCCGGATGTGGTCAGTCAGTTCTCGCTGGCCATCCCGATGTGCTTGCTGTTCGAGTTGGGCTTGCTGGTGGCGCCCATCTTCGTCAAGGCCACCCAGGCGCCGGAAGAAGCGTCCTAG
- the hisB gene encoding imidazoleglycerol-phosphate dehydratase HisB translates to MNRTAEITRNTNETQVRVALNLDGTGQQKLNTGVPFLDHMLDQIARHGLIDLDIEATGDVHIDNHHTVEDVGITLGMAVAKAIGDKKGIRRYGHAYVPLDEALSRVVLDFSGRPGIEYHIPFTRAMIAGFDVDLTLEFFRGFVNHAGVTLHIDNLRGTNAHHQCETVFKAFGRALRMAAELDERAAGIIPSTKGSL, encoded by the coding sequence ATGAACCGCACCGCAGAAATCACGCGCAACACCAATGAGACGCAAGTTCGCGTCGCCCTCAATCTGGATGGCACGGGCCAGCAGAAGCTGAACACCGGCGTGCCCTTCCTCGACCATATGCTGGACCAGATCGCCCGTCACGGCTTGATCGACCTGGATATCGAAGCGACGGGCGACGTGCATATCGACAACCACCATACGGTGGAAGACGTGGGCATCACGCTGGGTATGGCCGTGGCCAAGGCCATCGGCGACAAGAAGGGCATCCGCCGCTATGGCCATGCGTACGTGCCGCTGGACGAGGCGCTGTCGCGCGTGGTGCTCGATTTCTCGGGCCGCCCGGGCATCGAATACCACATCCCGTTTACGCGCGCCATGATCGCCGGCTTCGACGTCGACCTGACCCTGGAATTTTTCCGCGGCTTCGTCAACCATGCAGGCGTGACCTTGCATATCGACAATTTGCGCGGCACGAATGCCCACCATCAATGCGAAACCGTGTTCAAGGCCTTTGGCCGCGCGCTGCGCATGGCTGCCGAGCTCGACGAGCGCGCCGCCGGCATCATTCCATCGACCAAGGGCAGCCTGTAA
- a CDS encoding DUF885 domain-containing protein, translating into MNNLSGQFLTALWRLDPESAISVGKYDGAANLSIPDAASRQKQLAFIEEWLGKFGKLNASKMSDKQRTDLALLTNKLQSDRWYLTTFREFEWNPAQYNVAGSIDFILNTEYAAQPQRLRTLLKRIATVPQYYAAARASIVNPTREHTQLAIAQSAGVLSVLDDLNKTAQGSILTPTEKQLYNARIAAARTAVQGYAAWLTEQDAALAQNGNARSFRIGKDLYEQKFAYDIQASVSAEQMYQKALAARETLLEHMDSLSDELWVKTMGATAKPADRTAKIGMVIDKLSSNHVAPADFVPEIRRQIPELQEWVSSHNLLTMDPKKPLVVRETPAYQRGVAGASIEAPGPYRPQDRTYYNVTPLDGETAEQAESSLREYNHWILQILNIHEAIPGHYTQLVYANKSPSLVKSIFGNGAMIEGWAVYGERMMLESGYGNNAPEMWLMYSKWNLRSVTNTILDYSVHVLGMTEAQALDLLTRQAFQTKREATEKWRRVQLSSVQLTSYFSGYSEIMDLREQRKQALGSKFVLKDFHEQFLSYGSAPVKVIKELMN; encoded by the coding sequence ATGAATAACCTGAGTGGCCAGTTCCTCACGGCCCTGTGGCGCCTGGACCCGGAAAGCGCGATTTCGGTCGGCAAGTACGATGGCGCCGCCAACCTGAGCATTCCCGACGCGGCCAGCCGCCAGAAGCAACTGGCCTTCATCGAAGAATGGCTGGGCAAGTTCGGCAAGCTGAATGCCAGCAAAATGTCGGACAAGCAACGTACCGACCTGGCCTTGCTGACGAATAAACTGCAATCGGACCGCTGGTATCTGACCACCTTCCGCGAATTCGAATGGAATCCCGCCCAGTACAACGTGGCCGGCTCGATCGACTTCATCCTGAATACGGAGTACGCGGCCCAGCCGCAGCGCCTGCGCACCTTGCTCAAGCGCATCGCCACCGTGCCGCAATACTATGCGGCCGCCCGCGCCAGCATCGTCAACCCCACGCGCGAACACACGCAGCTGGCCATCGCCCAGAGCGCCGGCGTGCTCAGCGTGCTTGACGACCTGAACAAGACGGCACAGGGCTCCATCCTGACGCCGACGGAAAAACAGCTGTACAACGCGCGCATCGCCGCGGCTCGCACGGCCGTGCAGGGCTATGCGGCCTGGCTGACGGAACAGGATGCCGCGCTGGCACAGAACGGCAACGCGCGTTCCTTCCGCATCGGCAAGGATTTGTATGAACAGAAATTTGCCTACGATATCCAAGCCAGCGTGAGCGCCGAGCAGATGTACCAGAAAGCCCTGGCGGCGCGCGAAACGCTGCTCGAGCACATGGATAGCCTGTCCGACGAACTGTGGGTGAAAACCATGGGCGCCACGGCCAAGCCGGCGGACCGCACGGCGAAGATCGGCATGGTGATCGACAAGCTCTCCAGCAATCACGTTGCGCCCGCCGATTTCGTACCGGAAATCCGCCGCCAGATCCCGGAATTGCAGGAATGGGTGAGCAGCCACAACCTGCTGACGATGGACCCGAAAAAGCCCCTGGTCGTGCGTGAAACGCCCGCCTACCAGCGCGGCGTGGCGGGCGCCAGCATCGAGGCTCCCGGCCCGTATCGCCCGCAGGACCGCACCTATTACAACGTGACGCCACTCGATGGCGAAACGGCGGAACAGGCGGAAAGCAGCTTGCGCGAGTACAACCACTGGATCTTGCAGATCCTGAACATCCACGAAGCCATCCCCGGCCACTACACGCAGCTCGTGTATGCCAACAAGTCACCCTCGCTGGTCAAATCCATCTTCGGCAACGGCGCCATGATCGAAGGCTGGGCCGTATATGGCGAACGCATGATGCTCGAATCGGGCTATGGCAATAACGCGCCGGAAATGTGGCTGATGTATTCGAAGTGGAACTTGCGCAGCGTCACCAACACCATCCTCGACTATAGCGTGCACGTGCTGGGCATGACGGAAGCACAGGCGCTCGACCTGCTGACGCGCCAGGCCTTCCAGACCAAGCGTGAAGCAACAGAGAAATGGCGCCGCGTGCAGCTCAGCTCGGTGCAACTGACCAGCTATTTCAGCGGTTACAGCGAGATCATGGACTTGCGCGAACAACGCAAGCAAGCGCTGGGTAGCAAATTCGTGCTGAAGGATTTCCATGAGCAATTCCTCAGCTACGGCAGCGCGCCCGTGAAAGTCATCAAGGAACTGATGAATTAA